From Lucilia cuprina isolate Lc7/37 chromosome 4, ASM2204524v1, whole genome shotgun sequence:
ATATAGAACCCTGCTAGATTTCATGATATCTTGAAAAACTGATTTAATGTATTAGGCTAGGTTTATTCAGCAAGATTTACTTTGCTCTCAgggttaaaaatatattgacatGTGCTATTTAATATGTTGGAGTCACTGtatatgatgttttttttttattttttagatacaTGCGTCCAAATGATATTTACGTACATGCTGAGATTCAGGGAGCATCGAGTGTCGTTGTTCGAAACCCAACTGGGGGTGAAGTACCTCCAAAAACCTTATTGGAAGCTGGTACTATGGCTATTTCATACAGTGTTGCGTGGGATGCAAAAGTTGTTACAAACGCTTATTGGGTGCGCAGTAACCAAGTAAGCAAAACTGCTCCCACGGGTGAGTACTTAGGTACTGGTAGCTTTATGATTCGtggaaagaaaaactttttgccATCCTGTCATTTAATTATGGGCCTTAGCTTGCTATTTAAACTGGAAGACAGCTTTATTGAAAATCATCGTGGAGAGCGGAAAGTACGAAGTTTTGAAGAAGAACAAGAACACCAAgacgaaaatcaattaaaaataaccaatttagAGAACGAAAAGTTAGATGACATTATAGAGGTAGATATTGACCTTGAAAGGTACAATGACAAGAATGATGATGAAGATatggaaaaagaaattaaaaaattgaccCTACAGAAAGATATCGAATTTCCAGATACACATGTTAAAGTTGAACACGATACCGGGCGGATATCTCTAAAAAATCAATTGATAACCTCCTATCAGGTGTTAAATGAAACTGAATGTAGCAAAAATGATAACAAATCTTCGGTTGAGGAGGAAGAAGAGTCCACTATTATCCCAGCAGCTGCTCCTcgtagaaaacaacaacaaaattctaaaaaacgCAAAGACGAAAAAGATCGTAAATATCaaaaagaacaggatcagaagctTCAAAAACAACAGTCCACCGATGatagtgaaaacaaaaacaagtctCAGATAATTAAACGTGGCCAAAAGGGCAAACTAAAAAAGATTAGAGCCAAATACAAGGATCAAGATGAAGAAGAACGACAACTGCgtatgcaaattttaaaatctgcTGGCAAAAATAGTGAAATCACAGCTGATTTAAAGCAAGATGAGGAATATTTCTCAATGACCAATATCAAATTAAAACATCCAAGTGAACAGAAATCAATCCAGGGGGAAGTGGAGGATTTGGATGACGCACCAACTGGTGCTGATGTTGAAATGATTGATTCATTGACTGGCCAACCATTCGATCAAGATgagttgttgtttgttatacCAGTAGTTGCTCCCTATCAATCTCTTCAAAATTACAAGTATGTATTGCATTTTGTTTGATTATTAACATTAAAtctcattttttaatttttaatattaatattaggtTTAAAGTTAAACTTACTCCTGGTACCGGAAAACGAGGTCGGGCAGCAAAAACAGCTCTAACTATGTTTTCAAAGGACAAATTGTGCACTCCAAGAGAAAGAGATCTTCTAAAGAGTATTCGAGATGAAGCCTTGGCTCGCAACATACCAGGAAAAGTAAAATTGTCCGCTCCACAGTtacaaaagttcaaaaaataatattgtttcgTGGATATCTGTAAACAAATTGCCTTTGTTATGTTGTAATACAATTCTAAAATCAAGAATAAatctatattataaatatattttggtccAATCTTTGGGTGAACGATTatggattaaaattaaattaatctcgaaagttatttttgattactcggaacaaatttaagGCCTAACTATAATATACACTAGTTTAAGTTAGCTTAAGCAACTGTGCGaatacatataaaacttatgtgaCAAACTATAATGTTCTTAAGAGAGTTTCGTCAAtttcgtcaaattttatttggttaAGCAAAGAGCGACGCACAGTACGTTGTCCCCATACAATTAATGGAGAAAAGTAGAAGGAGTCATCGTAGAAAAAAATTGGTACGCAAGTATGTCTTCACtaagttaatataaatttttcagaaaaatcgGAGCAAGGATTTCGAATATGAAGGGGGTAAAAACGTAATATCATATCTTCTCAATATCTTCTAAACGAATgtagatataaaaaaatatttgtgacgTCATATGTTTGAAAAGTTAGGGGATAGGTGTCTggcacttttttgaaatttaacccTATTTGGGGGAAAAGGGTAGTTGTTGTGTAGTTGTAGTAGAAAAAAGGGGGTAAAATGGTATATTAGTACATTTTTGGTACTATCTGTATCTTTCAAACcattaaacatagaaataaaattcaaattatattttttaactattaaaaatttaagaatacaaattttgtaccttttgaaaattcgaacatttAATgcgttaaaatattatttgtttattaaaaggaatttttgatattcatttttaattagaCTATTTCGaggtattttaaaaacaatatagttTGTCCGGTATGAGAAGGCAAACTAAAGGCAACCCAACCACAAAGACCGTCAACTACTGGTAATGTTAATACACAAAATCCACCTACAATTGTGACTCGTGCGCGTGCCCAGGCTCAAAGGGCTTTAAAATACGATAATAATCGTTCCAATAGCGTTCCACCTACAGATCCAAATCTTTCTTTTATGTCAACTAGTTCTTCCCAAGGTCAACGGGACCAACTACTGTCTATGGTTTCAGCTACGGTTAGTGCTCAGCAAGCCGTAATGCTTACAACCCTTAGTCAACATTTGACAAAAGTAATAGAATCCAACATTGAAGCTGTATTCCAAAGGTTAAATCTCAGTGCACAATCGCCTGGTAATACCCCAACACAAATTCAACCATCAGTTTCTAATCAAAACCCACAAATTCCAACATTGCCAGCCGTAGAGCAACAAACTCTGAAACAGTTGTTAGGTTTACCAGCAAATAGAAATCCTTCGGTTCAAAATACTACAGTTAGTAATGCGTCGACAACAAATTCGTCTTTAAGGTAGGACATATCATCCATAATTGAAAGATACGTTTTACTGGAGACTGTAAGGGTATCCCAGTGAGAGATAGAGCTGAAGCTTTAACGAAGCAAACTTTGGGTGGGAATTTTGAGGTTCTTTGTGACCATATTTCGACTCTGTTTGAGTCCAAAGCATCTGACTGGTTTTGGCGATACCACACTGCTGCTCGGAGAATCGTGTAGCCAGATCTTTGCAGTGCTCTTCGCCAACAATACAAAGATTCGCGCACTGACGTAGATTTTCATGAAATGATTCGTGACCGGAAACAAAAACCAGGAGAGGATTTCGACCTGTTTTATGAGGCCATAATTGATATTTCCGATCGCCTTAGGATTCCTCTTCCTGAACGGGAGCTAGTGGAAATTTTACACCGTAATTTACTACCGGAAATTCAACATGAGTTGCtaaatttggaaataaattcaatttccAAACTCTGCGACATATGTCGCAAATGGCAATTCTTCATGCAAGATGTAGGGAAAAGCATTGACTTTCCAAATCTATGAGATGTATGAAGATGATGTCGAAACATCAGACGAAGAAATTTCTGCAATTTCTCTCGTTTGCTGGAATTGCCAGAAATCGGGTCATAGATTCCAAGATTGTCTTGAAGAAAGACGTGTATTTTGCTATGGTTGCGGAGCAGCCAATGCCTATAAGCCAACCAGTACACACTGTACTGGTTCAAGAAGCTTGCGGTCCGGTGCATCGAAAAGTGCACGCAATCCGACCCGATCGACATACACCAACACCGACTAGAACCAAAAAATTCCACCAATCAATACACATTCGAGTTTAGATAATTCTTTATCTGAAGTGATTAAACACCCTGACATACAAACTTCAGTAAACCATTCTTCCGATTGTAATTCTGAAACAGGATACCTCGAGCATTTCAGACCAGAGACCACTTAGCGAAACTCAGaaacaacaactttaaattGTGATCAACTCATTTCCATCGTTTTCCAAAGAGGGTTTAGGTAGAACTAGTGTAATTTATCACGTCATTGACGTTGATTACGACACCTCGTCATTTCCCGGTANNNNNNNNNNNNNNNNNNNNNNNNNNNNNNNNNNNNNNNNNNNNNNNNNNNNNNNNNNNNNNNNNNNNNNNNNNNNNNNNNNNNNNNNNNNNNNNNNNNNgtactgtttaataacattggaaacagtttgacggcagacctttgtatgctcggccaactttttgtaagaccaagttgggtttagttgaaaatatttaataatttcagtacgcacctttttctggtcactcattttaatcagaaaaattaatataattgacattacacataataactgacatgtttttcaaaggtaacttgatcaaaaaaaaatcaaataatactttggttgaaaaatgtaatgaaaaacgtgtgttaagaatttttcgatctcactccttattacgcaatatttcataatttagatgcaattttcattcataaaaagatttttacaagaaaaaaatacaaaaataacacagtgatacagcaaaaaaatgCTGTGGTTCTCATATaacaattccatttcgttatagtccatagagtaggaatatatttttaattttttccgatCACTTCGTTTAGTTCCTTTTTaagagcaaaagatgtgaaaagagctatttttgaagttttaactttaaaaaaatatatttatggtaGTTTGCAACCGATTTTCATattagatattttgttttaaagatacAAGTGTTGTCTTTcaacccaaaaaaataaatccaaaatttatgaTTAATGTCTTGGTTACGgccatttaagtaaaaaaactcacacttttttcacaatttttaattttcatactgCTCTACGTTGGACATGAAGCAGTAACTTTAGCTTTTATTACATTTGAAATCGATGAAAAAGGTTATGAGTTGtgctaagttttataaaaatatagctTATTTCTTCCATACAAAAACGTTCATGTTTCTGGTTTTCTTTGtaacaagtttaaaaaatgtttataaacatttttatacaaaaattaatttgtatggAGAAAACCAAAAATTCGAGGAACATGCTCTTagaaaaattggcataaatcatccagtttttcatagatttttatgaaataacaaGTTTCAGAAACCTTCCTTTATATGATTCTTCAGGAAAGTAATAAAAGATGAACTCACTGCCTCATGGTCAAAGTAGAGcatgatgaaaatgaaaattttgtaaaaaagtgtgagtttttttacttaaacgACCATAACTCAGACATTTGACCATAAAttttggatttctttttttGGATTAAAAGGCAACACTTGTATCACTAAAAAAAATATCGGATTTGAAAATCGGATGAAAACTAGTAAACTtatgatttttcaaatttaaaacttcaaaaatggcTCTTTTTCGCATCTTTTGCtcttaaaaagtaagttaacgaagtgataggggaaaactaaaaatatattcgtactctatggactataacGAAAtagaattggtatatgagaacgcctgcattttatttttcttcacttttgtaTCACagtgtaatttttctttttaatttatttttaaatttgtcaaacaaaacataatcatttggttttgttttcatatataatctataaaaaacgacaaattttattaaattccagGTATATATTACTGatacatttcaattttttcaaaatatattgtaaaagttgattaacattttttttgaataacaatttttatgaaataacaaGTTTCAGANNNNNNNNNNNNNNNNNNNNNNNNNNNNNNNNNNNNNNNNNNNNNNNNNNNNNNNNNNNNNNNNNNNNNNNNNNNNNNNNNNNNNNNNNNNNNNNNNNNNttttcatttttgtaaagtagcaaataaaccaaacaacgcacatatgaaaataagaaacaaactacaaaaagtCCGAAcatatattagaaaaaacaacattaatgaGTATATACTTTAATGAGACTGATGAGAAGGCCtcttaaatttatacattttacattttttacttcTCAAAATTCATATACGGGAATAtgtaccaaaataaaaaaataaatgtttacctTTAAGAATGctaaaaacgaaaacaattcTTAGCTATTCATTTGCAAAAGTGAGCatacaacaaaaagttttaaaagtacaCTCGTGTCAGTTtatcataaatgtttaaatttatgtgttcattaaagaatttttctgaACCCTGTTATATACCACTTTAACGGAAGCACGCTCTTGAGAATGACAATtataaagactaagaaacaacttttaaaattgtatacctaatttcttataaaatttggtgaatgaatgtgtttttgtataaattatatttcttcgaatttgatCGTTTGGTATGTGATTTATGGACGTGAGAGAGatgaaagaacaaaatttcatgaagttatctttttatatggacacaaaGATGGACAGACTCAaaaattgatactgaaccgatacttcaaagaccaatattttggacgttacaagTAGCACTATGgatctaaaaattaaataaaactatgtaaaattgtattttatatatattttatttatttaaaaaaatctaaatatgtaaataccaaatttgttgtaaaaatatgaaaaacatagaaaacaaaacaattcttttagaaaaattaaaaaaatatgcgaaaaatgaaaatgttggaaattcgaatttttgtgttttgtataatattttgaaaaggttttttgagttactgactgcaaacatgcatttgcatagaaatccttgcccttgttattaaaaatgtcCCAGGCCATTGACGTATCTCAGAGCACTTAATGTgagaatataagaaaaatttaacttatttggtaaaatattctaataaaactattttattacaaaaaatatatccttAAAAGATATCGTGAAATTGTTCTCagctttgataaaaaaaaaattttttttttttcaaaactctaTTTTCAGctgtttaaatcttttttaaacaaattttaaaatttttgaaataccaCCGGGGGATTTATTGCCAATGGGAAATGAAACGGNNNNNNNNNNNNNNNNNNNNNNNNNNNNNNNNNNNNNNNNNNNNNNNNNNNNNNNNNNNNNNNNNNNNNNNNNNNNNNNNNNNNNNNNNNNNNNNNNNNNCTTTacgaacaacttttttatattcaccaagtttactacgatactcatcccagtatactgcggtctttttacgccgtgcccggttaaatagtttgcgaagagtcttacTAAGGTTCCGGATCTCCCCGGTTATTTAGTTGtcactaaataaatataaaagtgcgAAGGTATGACAATTATTGTGCAACTAATCAACCCCGATACTTATaaacacatatttaaaaaagtattaaaacaatGAAATCAAGTTTAACGACGTgcacaaatataaataagttttgtatggTTTGTGGACTATTTTTACCTGCAAATAAAAGTCGATATATTACAAAACCCATAGAACGTGACATAGGTATATCTAAAACCGGAATATCTTAAACCGGATAGTTGCCAAGGATTTTCATGTGACATCTTCTCGAAAGCGGTCAAGAGAAAGCTTATTTGATGAGTGCTTTAAATTGGATACCGAATCCGGTATAACCTACGCAGTGGATATTcctaatttatttaaagtaattggATACCCTTATGATGGATCTGTCAAAAGCCTTAAGGGAGTGCTGCTCAATATTGGAAATATACATCCCTCCATTCCCATAATTTATGCCACAGATATTTAGGAAAATTATGAGAACTTGAAAGCTAGTTTAAGATTAATTAATTATAGTACACATCGCTGGGTCATACGCTGTTACCTAAAAATAGTAGCATTTTTccaataatctatatatataaaattctaacgttactgactgactgactgactgactgactgattgactgattcatcatcgcacagcctaaacggttaaagctaaagagctgaaatttggacagggggttggtctcccaccaaatagatccactaagacgggatttttggaaattcgaatgtttagggggtaaaaaagggtaaaaacgggtaaaatcggtaacctcatatctcctaaactagaaaagatacaaaaatagtttaaagcttatcgtcgttcatttaaaaaataagcggacaggtgtctggtacttttttcaatttcggcccctttagggaataaacgggtaaaaactgtattttggtacttttttgcaccccatgtatcttttaaaccagtgaacattcaaacaatatttttgactccttcataatttgacgaaaaaataaaaatataaatttagtactttttggttattcgatgtttaaggggtgaaagttgtacctatttttggtacttttttcataaaacattgattttggtttattaacttatacatataaatacgtaataacgggctcccactacgatgttacaatattttgcaatagaattttatttcgttaatgggtagaaaaaaagtaccaaaaactggaaatttgattttattcaaacacaatgatccaatttagataaaatttttagatatagaaacactaaatatgctaatgaggtgttatttggaaacccggtatattttttggtactttttcattctccatctggtagtttttgagttttctttgatattgaaatcgaaacatgaaattaataataaagagacttaagttttctttaaaattaaacctagaagcatgaaattaaccatgtgagcccggagtaagtgagaatctataaaaggggactttttggtactttttcgtacttcgactggtactttttgaattttctataatattgaacctagaaacttgaaattaagcatgtagaggacgtagtaaatgagaatctataaaagcgtactttttggtactttttcgttctacaaaaggtactttttgagttttctataaaatttaacctagaaaaatgaaattaagcatgtagagaccggagtaaatgagaatccataaaaggggactttttggtattttttcgttcttcaaaaggtactttttgaatttcctataatattgaacctagaaagatgaaattaagtatgtagaggatggattaagtgagaacctataaaaggggacttttggtactttttcgttcttcaaaaggtactttttggatttttgtataatattgaacctagaaacatgaaattaagcatgtagagcccggagtaaatgagaatctataaatgGAGACTTTTtagtactgtttcgttctacaaaaggtactttttgagttttctataaaatttaacctagaaacatgaaattaagcatgtagagcccggagtaaatgagaatctatgaaataataaataaaaggggacttttcgattatcaaaaggtactttttgaattttttataatattgaacctagaaacatgaaattaagatgtagagcctggattaagtgagaacatataaaagtggactttttgaaaccttttcgttcttcaaaaggtactttttggatttttgtataatattgaacctagaaacgtgaaattaagcatgtagagcccggattaagtgaggggacttttttgtacttttccgttctttaaaaggtacattttgaattttcaataatattgaacctagaaacatgaaattaagcgtttagagcctatttttaagtgagaacctataaaaggtactttctaaaatattgaatatataaacataaaattaaacacgcagtatcccaattgaacgaaaattgaaaaagcatactctggtacttttttgttcttttactaatacttttcgaattttctataatattgaacctaaaaacattaaattggacatgtagcttcctgattgtataaaaatctttatgcgatttttttggtttctggttgaaaattaaacatgcgtcatcctgatttaatgaaaatatataaaaaggcactgtctggtactttttcgttcttcaactgttttttctaattttctgtaatattgagactagaatcataaaatcaaacttaaagagttctctaaaaggggaatttttgatattgcagatatatatacatttacttacaataatgatatttattttatttcattacgatgagggtagcgaagcacactgggtatagctagtcgTATATATTATGCATGGATTTTTCAGTGTGGGTATTTTTACGAAAAAGTTTTGAAGCGTTACTAGAGATTTGAGGTCCCACAAGTGTGTTGAATATACACAGAACACGTCTGTGAAGAGAGGGgaatattattgttgtaaaacaattcTTTGGTTTGGACATTTTAAATCGAATAATAAGATATTGTCGCCCGGGAATTTAGTGATATACGCCAAAAATGCATTTCGAGTAAATCGATgttgaaatttaacataatttttcttaataggaTTTTGTGATTTTACCatacatttgttttgatatGAAGATTCTTCAAACTAATTTTATCTCCCGATCTCATAAACAATGGAATATTTTTATGGGTAAAAAATGGTGTTTGCTCTATACGCCATCCCAAGCATATTTCATTGCAAATATATACACGTAGAGCAAAATAGCGTTAAACAcaacttttccaaaaaaaataataatttagcaTTTAcattaaaccaaaaataaaaactttttaaaacttttttatatataatagaatatgataaataaaaaataaccatcTCAATTTTTTTGAGTTAAGTAATAATTTTTgtctgttttatatataaaactaaataacaattttaaatcagTAATTTTTTCACTTTGAATTTGTTCTTTTCTCACACGATCACAGTTTACGTAGGTAAAGTTTAATAAACAAGGTAAATGGAAACAGCTGGTTcacttttttgtgtgtgtttacataaaaatacatccctgatctaatgcaaatgataaataaaattccattcGTATAACCAAAAAGAGTATAAAattcgtatgatttatattatttatgtttataccaTTAGTAGTATAAATCAATAATAAGGTAAATGGACACAGCTGTctcacttttttgtatgtgtttacataaaatttcatttcctgatctaatgcgacttgcatgtttttttgaatcatttcaaaaaatacgaatttttcATTCTTATTTTCACTCAATGTTTCATTACATATTCGGTTAGACCAAGGTATACTTAACAATGTACCAGCACCAGAGAAACCGCACAATTgtcaagtttttattttctgaaagcgctcgacgagatcttgaaaaaacatgcttggacatactacttatctcttataatatccgagttataggcatttaaaaatttaatgatacaaaatttaccataccttggtccgcctatttttgaatattttattaaagactataacattgtatatacaataaaaaatataattttattatgagccacgcacaacaacacctaaatcaccccacacaaaccacttTTCCCACCCACCGAAATATagaacacaatttaatacaatatcatcagttagtataatagcttttttatttgaactgtttatcttaaacataatacaattaattcttacaacctattGATTAAACAAGTATTACATAATAAGCGTAAAAGtaaatttctgaaggggaccttgtagggtggtagggtcaactatggaccgatcctcactaAATTTGGTAGATAGATTTTggatggggggtagggtcatttatagTCCGATTCTACAAAAAATTCTACATCATTTAATCGCTATACTCGAATTATACTCCGATTTcggctcatatgaaacttatgtctgtcgaatttcattgctatactcgtaCTCCTAAAACAGTTATGACagtttaaactgtttttttttttttttttggaagatGTACTGAATTTCGTTGAAATCGGATAGGGTTAtgtttaaaattgccatttttcTTCGAAATATTGAAATTGTAGTTAATAATTCAATTAAGAAAACTATTAATTTCTGATTATTTTTAGGGCTGCTACATAACTGGTCTTTACATAGAAGGCGCTCGATGGGACTTAGAGCAAATGCAACTAGATCGTTCGCATCCTAAAATTCTAGTTGAAGAATTACCAATATTGTCTGTAGTTCCTATAGAGGCTCATAGACTTAAACTACaagtatgtttaaatatattttatacacatttttttatatttaattgacATCATACaattatctaaattttttaGAACACATTCCGTGCCCCAGTTTACATGACATCTCAAAGACGTAATGCCATGGGAGTTGGCCTTGTATTTGAAGCTGATCTTGTGACTTTCGAAGGACTTAAGCCATTGGGTTCTACAAGGTGTTTGCTTGACGCTAAATAAAgactgattttattattttctaaataaaatattattctaatgcaATTTATAAACTATGGCGACCAATAAATAAAGAACTTCTTTCAATAtgtgtttttacataaaagaaattattcatTATGTCTTGGAATTATTTCttgcatattttaaatgaaaataaatttaattcgaagaattaaaatatatgttatgaatatttaagcgaataaatctttttatgatactttttatttttataaactttttatattttttaaaaatgttgtattattttaaaaattgtattaagtgACTATCGGATTGTTAAACAAGTtaaaatgtatagtcggaccaGTGAGTAATTTTATGATATGGATAGAATTTTATGGTGATATTAGTTATCAAAAGTAATTGTTTACAATGAAGTGATTTTCTTAAGGGATCAAActgacatagcttaatcgactcagaaactgATTCAGAGTGTTACAAACACATCAGCACAAatacataataccctccccaaatctcctcaaaatgagcaagtctgaggttagtatgatggtacgtattctgagtggacacataggattacgtgcacatctatacaaaattggacgtgcggattcagagcatgtgtagagcatgtggagaggacagtgaaactctggagcactttctttgccactgtcaggcattcgtcgaagttagatccaagtattttggaagtgatgttattccggaaataacattcctaactaacactgattgaaagattcttaggaattacgttcaggaaactgagttcctgaacactgaaaaataattcagtcagttccgttttttttttttttttttttcatgataaggagcgcacaacaggcccgatagtggcctaggtgtatttcttcggatttgatgtagtatacatcctcctatcaacctaacctaacctaacctagtgacaactaaataaaaactactTTGATTACATTATTGGGAGTTCtaaggtatttttaaaaaaaattgtagaatttagaataactataatattatttatagagtTTGgaattattgtattaaattaaagaagCTAGCTTTAACTTGACagaataaaaaatatccttaatgggtttttatcctttcata
This genomic window contains:
- the LOC124419378 gene encoding dynein axonemal heavy chain 10-like, with the translated sequence MQLDRSHPKILVEELPILSVVPIEAHRLKLQNTFRAPVYMTSQRRNAMGVGLVFEADLVTFEGLKPLGSTRCLLDAK
- the LOC124419377 gene encoding nuclear export mediator factor NEMF homolog, whose protein sequence is MRPNDIYVHAEIQGASSVVVRNPTGGEVPPKTLLEAGTMAISYSVAWDAKVVTNAYWVRSNQVSKTAPTGEYLGTGSFMIRGKKNFLPSCHLIMGLSLLFKLEDSFIENHRGERKVRSFEEEQEHQDENQLKITNLENEKLDDIIEVDIDLERYNDKNDDEDMEKEIKKLTLQKDIEFPDTHVKVEHDTGRISLKNQLITSYQVLNETECSKNDNKSSVEEEEESTIIPAAAPRRKQQQNSKKRKDEKDRKYQKEQDQKLQKQQSTDDSENKNKSQIIKRGQKGKLKKIRAKYKDQDEEERQLRMQILKSAGKNSEITADLKQDEEYFSMTNIKLKHPSEQKSIQGEVEDLDDAPTGADVEMIDSLTGQPFDQDELLFVIPVVAPYQSLQNYKFKVKLTPGTGKRGRAAKTALTMFSKDKLCTPRERDLLKSIRDEALARNIPGKVKLSAPQLQKFKK